One Pygocentrus nattereri isolate fPygNat1 chromosome 23, fPygNat1.pri, whole genome shotgun sequence genomic window carries:
- the spra gene encoding sepiapterin reductase a, with protein MEPETPSEMAPSQARDFGRALCVITGASKGFGWSLAREIAALLKPGSVLLLVARSGDKLLELQADLASSEARKAGLLVRCVVADLAHKEGVESVIREVRETPGEGLDHLLLFNNAASLGDVSRYVKSFTDMAEVDSYLSFNVSSALCLTSSILGEFPQRSGLRRCVVNVSSLCAVTPFPSWVLYCTGKAARDMMFRVLAEEEPELRVVNYAPGPLDTDMHLQARSSTADPNMRKSFVDMHSQGQLLTCEQSVAKLIKVLLEDDYPSGAHLDFYDL; from the exons ATGGAGCCCGAAACCCCATCAGAAATGGCTCCGTCGCAGGCGAGAGACTTCGGCAGGGCGCTCTGTGTCATAACAGGGGCTTCCAAGGGGTTCGGCTGGAGTCTGGCTCGAGAAATAGCGGCGCTCCTCAAACCGGGCTCTGTGCTGCTCCTTGTTGCCAGATCCGGCGATAAACTCCTGGAACTGCAGGCGGATTTAGCCTCGTCTGAAGCGCGCAAAGCCGGACTGCTGGTCCGCTGTGTGGTGGCGGACTTGGCGCACAAAGAGGGAGTGGAGAGCGTTATAAGAGAGGTCAGAGAGACGCCCGGCGAGGGTCTCGACCATCTGCTGCTTTTCAATAACGCAG CTTCACTTGGCGACGTGTCTCGTTATGTCAAAAGTTTCACAGACATGGCCGAAGTGGACTCCTACTTGTCATTCAACGTGAGCTCAGCCTTGTGCTTGACGTCAAGCATTCTAGGTGAATTTCCTCAACGTTCTGGCCTGCGGCGCTGTGTGGTGAATGTGAGCTCACTGTGTGCTGTGACACCTTTTCCATCCTGGGTGCTGTACTGTACTGGTAAAGCTGCACGTGACATGATGTTCCGTGTGCTGGCTGAGGAAGAGCCAGAGCTTAGGGTGGTGAACTACGCACCTG GCCCTCTGGACACAGATATGCATCTCCAGGCCCGGTCCAGCACAGCAGACCCCAATATGCGGAAGTCTTTTGTTGATATGCATTCTCAGGGCCAGCTGCTCACCTGTGAGCAGTCTGTTGCCAAGCTGATAAAGGTCTTGCTAGAGGATGACTACCCCTCGGGAGCCCACCTAGACTTTTATGATTTGTAG